AGACAAACCAACTTCTTTTTACCGATCACGCATCTACACtgaaagcaaaagcaactCTTGCGTCACACCGAAAACGAGCCGACTTGGTGTCATTCGCTAATTTGTCGCTCGTTTCTATTTATTATTGATTTTACGACTATATGATACACGCACGGCGTTTGGGGGGGATTTTTATGGCAGGATACTAATTGGTTGGGAACTCGGATTCCTTCGGCGCAGTACATACTTGGGACATTGGACAGTTGGAAGGACGAGGGGGCTATATCAGGCTGGAAAGCCACCGTACATGATAATGATAATAGCAATCGACGATGCATACACGAATTGAGACGATTCCAATCCCATGGCAATCTTTATTCAAACATTTACCAGTTGTTTTGCTCTCAATTTATATGAAGCCAAGTGACCATGTGTGATGtgtataatattataattcATTAATGAACCCATTCCCGCCTGGTATTAACACCGTCCATGTAAAAACACCATGTAAATCAAGAGCAATCGAATCTTCCTTAGGTTTCGTGATATTCTCAAAGTTTCTCCCCTTACATCTGCCCTTCTCAGTCATTACACCAAAGagggtttcttttttatacCAAGCAATGCCGAATgatccttctttttcttcaccaCTCTCTTGAAAGATGTCGGCGGCGGTGGGGGCGgcatggatgatgatgatgatgatgcagtgCTGGTCTCTAATGAGGACGTAGCTTTCTCCGTGGCGATGTCACCGTCCCTTGATGCTGAGAACTCGGCACTTTCAGCGGCTGTTTCTTCTAAGTCGCCTGGACCATCTGAGGCAGAATTGCCCTGCCGTTTAGCCGCTGCCGCAAACGCTCGTCTGgccgcttcttcatcctctctGTCCTGTCGTTCCCGCTCCGAGTCCTCAGCACGAATTATAGTGTCTGCATAATCCGTCCCTTCTTTTTCGGATCGATGTATCCTTGCGTTTCGCTGTCGGATTTCATCAAGGGCATCGGCCGCAGCCATTTCACGTCGAGCATCGGCATTCTTGGCCTCAAGATCCTCCATtgcattcttctcttcctcgcccGCTGCTTCGGCTTCTTCCCGCTCTAGCCTGTCAAGTCTCTCCTCTACCGACTCTTCAGCTAGTTCTCGATTCCTCCAGGGCTCGAATGAGCGCATGGCGCCTTTGACCATCGCGTAGTCTGTATTGCGCGGGTCCGTGCGAAAGGTAATCTCGGCGCTGCATCTCGTGCACttgatgtggaagaagaggatttGGATACCGAGATATTTCTCGTCTGGTCTGATTTCCTTGCGAGAGTTGAACTTGCGTCCTTTGTATATGTATTCGCCACAGCTCAAGCATTTCATAGAAAAGGGAGCCATGAGTCGGACGGTTTGGATTCTCGGCCCTGTGGGTTTGGGtcctcggcggcggctgatATCATTGGGATCGAAATCCGGGGGGTAGTACTTCTGAAGAACTTTACGCTCAGACATTTTGGGCTGTGGTGTCGGGTATCGTAGTTGCGGGGTGAAGAACGCGAAGCAGCCGCTGTATCGTTTGAAATAAAGGAGACTGTGAAGAGACAGAAGTCGATGGAGTGGCGTTGATGCAGTAACAATAAATGTTGACATCCAAGAGAAATAAGGCTGAGGTAATGACTCTGGAGAAACCTCGGCAAGTAGATAGTGTGGCGATAAGATAAGATTTCGTCGTCCATGCAAGGCTGAGCCCGGCAACACCTTGAACTGCCATCTCCATAACAAACGTCACATTTCACGTATTATTCGCCCTCACGTTATAGCTTTGACTGCCGCTGCAGTCGGATCCGATACCAGAAGAATAATTCTttacaaaaaagaaagagcGACATGCCCAAAGCAGAGGTTGGCTCAACCAAGTACTTGGgcaacaagctcaagtcAAAAGGACTCCAGCGCCTGAGATGGTACTGCCAAGTCTGCGAAAAGCAGTGTCGCGACGCCAATGGATTCAAGATGCACACCCAGTCCGAAAGCCACGTGCGACAAATGCTCGTCGTCGGCGAGGATCCGAAAAAGTTCATCAACCAGTATAGCGACGAGTTCCTGAAGGACTTTCTGTCGCTGCTCAAGACGGCCCATGGAGAGAAGCAAGTCCAGATCAACCAGTTCTACCAGGAATATATTGCCAACAAAGAGCACATTCACATGAACGCGACGAAATGGCCGTCGTTGACCGAATTCGCCAAATATCTGGGAAAAGAAGGTATATGCCGGGTGGAGGAGACGGAAAAGGGTCTTCACATTAGCTGGATTGACAACTCGCCCGACGCTCTTCGACGACAAGAGGCGCTGAGGAGGAAGGAAGCCCAGGATCAGGGCGACGAAGAAATCGAGCAGCGCATGATTCGAGAACAGATCAAACGAGCACAGCAGAGCGCCGGGAAACGCgatggagaaggcgaagaggagtCAGAAGACAGGGAACTCAAAAGACAAGATGGCGAGAAAATAAAGCTGTCGTTTGGCGCGAAGCCtaagccggagccggagtcCAAATCTACAGAAGATCAGCCTGAAGGACCAAAAGATGCCGAAAAGAACGAGGGGACAGATGCCGCCGCGTCAAAGGAGGAGCCAAAGCCAGTCGCGAATAAAGGGGGCTTTGGCGGGGTGTCTCTGAAGTTTGGCGAAAAACCACAGACGAAGAACGTCTTTGCCCAGGCAAAGAAGAACGCGTTGGCTTCAGGGTCGAAGAAGGGTTCCGTATTTCAACAGCCCAAGAAAATGAGCGAGGCCGAGAGGATCAtgaaggaagagatggagaggaagagaccCAGCGGCTCGGTCGGGTTTGGGATGCCTAGCGGTAAAAAGCAGAGGAATCATTGAAAGGGATATGACGGGTTGGGATGGCGTTCTTGGGGGTTTTGATATAGCGTATAGATTGCATATGGGAACGGATGTATTTTGTAGCATGTTGCGTTTTCCATAGATACCATAATGACCTAACAAcaatttatatattaatcTTTGGTCCTCCAATGTTTGATTCCATCACCAAAACGCCGTATTCGCCTCTGTTGTACGCCAAATCATTGTGTGAACATCCATACTCGTTTAAGCATCGGCCTCGGTCTGCGTGCCATCTCTCCTGCATCATCAAGTCAGTCTCTCATTCTCACCGAAACAAAGAGCAATCCTTCCAAAAACGTACGGAATATATTGTATCCTATACTCATCCTCCAGAGAGGACCGAATCTCGTCGGGAAGCTGGCCCGAGACCTTGATCGCGTACACGCCGGGCACGTATCCGTCCAAGCGCTGCCACTTTGCGACCCACGACTTGGCCGGGTTGGCCAGCGTTATCAAGCCCTCAAAGACCTGCGACGTGCAGCTTTCGATCTGATCCTGCGAGCCGATGAGGTGCAGAAACTCCTCGCAGTTGGGGCACCCTTCGTCGCGGAAGCGCTGTAGAGATTTGGGAGGTCAGCAGTGGCTCGCGTTTctggggggagaagaagagaagagaagagacggacGCTGTATGTCATGACGATGGAGCAGACCATGCAGGCGCGCAGGTAGCGCTGCTGGCCGGGAGTGACGAAGCTAGACATGCTGCGCGGTAGAGGGAGGGAGGTTTGTTGGATGAATTGGCAAGGCTgaagcttgaagatggaatctATCAATGGGTCATTTTGGCGGAAAGGCGCTGGAGGAGCGCTAGTGCGGAATTGCTTCCGAGGCGTAGAGTACGTACCGTGTGTTGGAGCTGTTCGCAGGGTTTTGACATACGAGGATCTATGTGAAATGCTATAGTTATATAATGTTCATTTTAAATATTTGATATAAATTCCATTTCAATAAATCCTCGATTCAATGGGCAGTGCATCTCGTTCTCTCGTTTTTGTGTGTTTCTATGATTCCAAAGATTGACCAGACTGCCTATAAACTATGCATCTAACCCAAAACATGCAACAAACGCAATTTAGATTTTCATCCTCCAAGAGCTACCATCTAGACACCACTCCTAACTCTAACAACTTACGCTCTCCCACTCAAATTATCTTATAAAAATGAGTCAAAACACAAATTCGGAGGCCGAGAGGTCAAtattggagaagacgaaacTTCACAAATCGCAGGAGCTTCTCACATGCATCATCAAAACGCCACCCTTCTCATACGTCCATCTGGAGCTTCTGACGAACCCTCCCGATGCCGCTGTTGAGCTCGACAATCTCCAGGTCAAGTCTTACTGCACGGCTGCTTTACGTCAGTTCCTCGGATTAACTGGCACTGCAATTCCTCTTGATGTGCTCAAAGTCGAGGGTTCGGACTGCTGGGTTCGAGTGCCCCGAGAAGATCTCGGCTCCTTTGCCGCAGCGCTTACTGCCTGGAAAGGCACCGGTGATGGAGGCGTCGAGTCTCTCCTACGAATTAAGCAGTGCTCCGACTGGCTTGGCTCAATGGTTGGAAGCCATGGACAGGATCGGCTGTGGAACAATTGAGGCATTGATGCTGCATAACCTAAAATACCTGATCTACAAAGGGGTATATCTAAGTGCCGCCTCTTACATGGCCATATTTTGAAGCTTTTTACTGTTTTTTGATACCCCTTCGGATACCTGGGGGCTACGGGTTTATATGGCCCCCAGGTTCCTAGAAGCCCTTCATCGCCTCTCTTTAGATCGACCTAATACTTTACATGAGGGACGACATCAGAGAGCTTTGAGCATAGGcctattttatatattagAGCAACGTCCTCAAAAAGCAGAGGGAGGAGGGATAAGAGGGAGACTCACCATTGGCCGAATGTTCGGGTGCGGTACCGCATCAAACTGCTCGTACCGAAGCTTATAATCAGGTCCGATGTTGATGTAAGCACCCCTGTTCTCAGTCGAGTCACAATATCTCGGAGCGGAGAAGACTAAAGGATCATCAATCGTTAGCT
Above is a genomic segment from Trichoderma breve strain T069 chromosome 6, whole genome shotgun sequence containing:
- a CDS encoding domain of kin17 curved DNA-binding protein domain-containing protein, encoding MPKAEVGSTKYLGNKLKSKGLQRLRWYCQVCEKQCRDANGFKMHTQSESHVRQMLVVGEDPKKFINQYSDEFLKDFLSLLKTAHGEKQVQINQFYQEYIANKEHIHMNATKWPSLTEFAKYLGKEGICRVEETEKGLHISWIDNSPDALRRQEALRRKEAQDQGDEEIEQRMIREQIKRAQQSAGKRDGEGEEESEDRELKRQDGEKIKLSFGAKPKPEPESKSTEDQPEGPKDAEKNEGTDAAASKEEPKPTKNVFAQAKKNALASGSKKGSVFQQPKKMSEAERIMKEEMERKRPSGSVGFGMPSGKKQRNH
- a CDS encoding spt4/RpoE2 zinc finger domain-containing protein; this translates as MSSFVTPGQQRYLRACMVCSIVMTYSRFRDEGCPNCEEFLHLIGSQDQIESCTSQVFEGLITLANPAKSWVAKWQRLDGYVPGVYAIKVSGQLPDEIRSSLEDEYRIQYIPRDGTQTEADA